A genome region from Deinococcus betulae includes the following:
- a CDS encoding 2,3-bisphosphoglycerate-independent phosphoglycerate mutase, with translation MHDQLDTIRDLAKKTDSKILMVVLDGVGGLPMTVNGDSELAAAQTPNLDALAAHSQLGQIELVGAGITPGSGPGHLSLFGYDPLRYVVGRGALSAVGIGVKLEAGDVAVRGNFATLGENRIVLDRRAGRPSDEKNADIVAQLRAALPSLDGTPVEIYTESEHRFVVVFRAAGGAPLGANLSDVDPQATGVQPMTAQAHDEASARTAALVNAFVARAEATLAAEPQVNGVLFRGYSDVPRFPSFAEAYGLRAACIASYPMYKGLASLVGMDVLTVEGHEDALDGKVQALTENWAKYDFFYFHVKKTDSTGEDGDFAAKVKKIELFDALLPQLLALNPDVLAIVGDHSTPSKLATHSWHPVPLLIRSEYGRRDVATRYTEDGAQKGSLGLRRGTDVMPLLMANALKLNKYGA, from the coding sequence ATGCATGACCAACTCGACACCATCCGCGACCTGGCCAAGAAAACCGACAGCAAGATTCTGATGGTGGTGCTGGACGGCGTGGGCGGCCTGCCGATGACTGTGAATGGCGACAGCGAACTGGCCGCCGCCCAGACGCCCAATCTGGACGCGCTGGCCGCGCACAGCCAACTGGGCCAGATCGAGCTGGTGGGGGCGGGCATCACGCCGGGCAGCGGGCCGGGGCACCTGAGCCTCTTCGGGTACGACCCGCTGCGCTACGTGGTGGGGCGCGGCGCCCTGAGCGCGGTGGGGATTGGCGTCAAGCTGGAAGCCGGCGACGTGGCGGTGCGCGGCAACTTCGCCACCCTGGGCGAGAACCGCATCGTGCTGGACCGCCGCGCCGGGCGCCCCAGCGATGAGAAGAACGCCGACATTGTGGCCCAGTTGCGCGCCGCTCTCCCCAGCCTGGACGGCACCCCAGTTGAGATTTACACCGAGAGCGAACACCGGTTTGTCGTGGTGTTCCGGGCAGCGGGCGGGGCGCCCCTGGGGGCCAACCTCAGCGATGTGGACCCCCAGGCCACCGGCGTGCAGCCCATGACCGCCCAGGCCCACGACGAGGCGAGTGCGCGCACCGCCGCCCTGGTCAACGCCTTCGTGGCCCGCGCCGAGGCGACCCTGGCCGCCGAACCGCAGGTGAACGGGGTCCTGTTCCGGGGGTACAGCGACGTGCCGCGTTTTCCCTCCTTTGCCGAGGCGTATGGCCTGCGCGCGGCCTGCATCGCCAGCTACCCCATGTACAAGGGGCTGGCCAGCCTGGTGGGGATGGACGTGCTGACCGTCGAGGGCCACGAGGACGCCCTGGACGGCAAGGTGCAGGCCCTGACCGAGAACTGGGCCAAATACGACTTCTTCTATTTTCACGTCAAGAAAACGGACTCGACTGGCGAGGACGGCGATTTTGCCGCTAAAGTCAAAAAGATTGAGCTGTTCGACGCCCTGCTGCCGCAGCTGCTGGCCCTAAACCCGGATGTGCTGGCCATTGTGGGTGACCACAGCACGCCCAGTAAACTGGCGACCCACTCCTGGCACCCGGTGCCGCTGCTGATCCGTAGCGAGTACGGGCGGAGGGACGTGGCCACCCGCTACACCGAGGACGGGGCGCAGAAGGGCAGCCTGGGTCTGCGGCGCGGCACCGACGTGATGCCGCTGCTGATGGCGAATGCGCTGAAACTGAACAAGTACGGGGCGTAA
- the trmH gene encoding tRNA (guanosine(18)-2'-O)-methyltransferase TrmH, with product MTPERYAKILRVLRRRQPTLTVLMDEVNKPHNLSAIVRTCDAVGVLQAHAVPPRGGRLAAFDGHTFEATSGSAHKWVPVQRHEDAVSAVRALQAQGFAVLATHLSQRSVDYREPDYTRPTCVLLGAEKWGVSDEAAEAADANIVIPMFGMVQSLNVSVAAATILFEAQRQRLAAGLYDTPQLKDEELRAWAFEWAYPDLAPGYRERGEAYPALDEQGQLV from the coding sequence ATGACCCCCGAGCGTTACGCCAAGATTCTGCGGGTGCTCCGCAGGCGCCAGCCCACCCTGACTGTGCTGATGGACGAGGTAAATAAGCCCCACAACCTCTCGGCCATCGTGCGCACCTGTGACGCGGTGGGGGTGTTGCAGGCGCACGCGGTGCCGCCGCGCGGCGGGCGGCTGGCGGCCTTTGACGGCCACACGTTTGAAGCCACCAGCGGCAGCGCCCACAAGTGGGTGCCGGTGCAGCGCCACGAGGACGCGGTCAGCGCCGTGCGCGCCTTGCAGGCCCAGGGCTTTGCCGTGCTGGCCACCCACCTGTCGCAGCGCAGCGTGGACTACCGCGAACCCGACTACACCCGCCCCACCTGCGTGCTGTTGGGCGCCGAGAAATGGGGCGTGTCCGATGAAGCGGCCGAGGCCGCCGACGCCAACATCGTGATTCCCATGTTCGGGATGGTGCAGAGCCTGAATGTCTCGGTGGCCGCCGCCACCATTCTGTTTGAGGCGCAGCGCCAGCGCCTGGCCGCCGGCCTGTACGACACCCCGCAGTTAAAAGACGAGGAACTGCGCGCCTGGGCGTTTGAATGGGCTTACCCCGACCTGGCCCCCGGTTACCGCGAGCGCGGCGAGGCGTACCCGGCGCTGGACGAGCAGGGGCAACTGGTGTAA
- a CDS encoding phosphotransferase enzyme family protein, producing MTWPPAAVQRAWGLTVEADLGGRLNLHWQVRAAGARAVLRRWHGPEAEVRYELKVLRQVAGLGWAVPLALHAPMYGAGAWWSLHVWVPGDPAPRENPEARGRWLAEVHAALAALPARPGWRPDLEVLTDPATDALLSAHEAARPDEVRLYRWHLERARAALAGLDTADRPVHLIHGDFTPWNLRVQRGRLTGLLDFELARPADPVADFALAWRGVHDGVVAGYAEVRPLSGEDRALLTPLWWGHLLTGACAALRAGVPDDGWTARKLQVRSPLMGSLAAPYPG from the coding sequence GTGACCTGGCCGCCAGCCGCTGTGCAGCGGGCCTGGGGCCTGACCGTAGAAGCTGACCTGGGCGGGCGGCTGAATCTGCACTGGCAGGTCCGTGCCGCTGGAGCGCGGGCTGTTCTGCGCCGCTGGCACGGCCCGGAAGCAGAGGTCCGGTACGAACTGAAGGTGCTGCGGCAGGTGGCCGGGCTGGGGTGGGCGGTGCCCTTGGCGCTGCATGCCCCCATGTACGGGGCAGGGGCGTGGTGGAGCCTGCACGTCTGGGTGCCGGGTGACCCCGCCCCGCGCGAGAACCCAGAGGCGCGGGGCCGCTGGCTGGCCGAGGTTCACGCGGCGTTGGCCGCGCTGCCGGCCCGCCCCGGCTGGCGCCCAGACCTGGAGGTGCTCACTGACCCCGCCACCGACGCCCTGCTCAGCGCCCACGAGGCCGCCCGCCCTGACGAGGTGCGCCTCTACCGCTGGCATCTGGAGCGCGCCCGCGCCGCGCTGGCGGGCCTGGACACGGCGGACCGTCCTGTGCATCTGATTCACGGGGATTTCACGCCCTGGAACCTGCGGGTGCAGCGGGGCAGGCTGACGGGCCTGCTGGATTTCGAACTGGCCCGCCCCGCCGACCCTGTGGCCGACTTTGCGCTGGCCTGGCGCGGGGTGCATGACGGGGTGGTGGCCGGGTACGCCGAGGTGCGGCCTCTGTCCGGGGAAGACCGTGCCCTGCTGACCCCGCTGTGGTGGGGGCATCTGCTGACGGGCGCCTGCGCCGCGTTGCGGGCTGGGGTGCCTGACGACGGCTGGACCGCCCGCAAGTTGCAGGTGCGCTCACCTCTGATGGGGTCCCTGGCCGCGCCGTACCCCGGCTGA
- a CDS encoding MBL fold metallo-hydrolase: MTALPAVARHLTAGGTRVYTLPLRAFPHFTANAFLVVQGPPQAPTYTALVDMGSAHEDSLADLHAALGEVRAAHGEAWSWARLDRLVVTHPHPDHAAGLPAVRDLTPAPVAAHAWAVPTLEHPQTRQEAWRAGVEGHLVWAGIPLDSAYAARLRRRAENLMLPRGVPVQTPLADGDLLDGVFRVVHTPGHDGAQVCLQVDDLLLSADHLLPHNSPPLMPERYQPGAGLRHYLASLGRVEALRDVTVALGGHGGPMPDWRGRIQALRARYTDKRAAVRAAATTPLTIHDLLGALYPNLRPVQAILLLDQTAALAEYLAAKGTLTETRREDGAALFQAAG, from the coding sequence ATGACCGCCCTGCCTGCTGTGGCCCGCCACCTGACCGCTGGGGGCACGCGGGTCTACACGCTGCCGCTGCGGGCCTTTCCGCATTTCACGGCAAACGCCTTCCTGGTGGTGCAGGGACCGCCGCAGGCGCCGACCTACACGGCCCTGGTGGATATGGGCAGTGCCCACGAGGACAGTCTGGCGGACCTGCACGCGGCTTTAGGGGAGGTCCGCGCCGCACATGGCGAGGCCTGGTCATGGGCCCGCCTGGACCGCCTGGTGGTTACCCACCCGCACCCCGACCACGCGGCGGGGCTGCCGGCCGTGCGCGACCTGACCCCGGCGCCAGTCGCTGCCCACGCCTGGGCGGTGCCCACGCTGGAACACCCGCAGACCCGTCAGGAAGCCTGGCGCGCGGGGGTAGAGGGCCATCTGGTGTGGGCCGGGATTCCCCTGGACAGTGCGTATGCCGCCCGTCTGCGCCGCCGCGCCGAGAACCTGATGCTGCCGCGTGGGGTGCCGGTTCAGACCCCTCTGGCAGACGGTGACCTGCTGGACGGGGTGTTCAGGGTGGTCCACACGCCGGGCCACGACGGCGCGCAGGTGTGCTTGCAGGTGGACGACCTGCTCCTGAGTGCTGACCACCTGCTGCCGCACAACTCGCCGCCATTGATGCCCGAGCGCTATCAGCCCGGCGCGGGGCTGCGGCATTACCTGGCCTCGCTCGGCCGCGTGGAGGCGCTGCGGGACGTGACGGTGGCTCTGGGGGGGCACGGCGGCCCCATGCCGGACTGGCGGGGGCGCATTCAGGCGCTGCGGGCGCGGTACACAGACAAACGGGCGGCGGTGCGGGCGGCCGCCACCACGCCCCTCACCATTCACGACCTGCTGGGCGCCCTGTACCCCAACCTGCGCCCGGTCCAGGCCATCTTGCTGCTGGACCAGACGGCGGCGCTGGCCGAGTATCTGGCGGCCAAGGGCACCCTGACCGAAACCCGGCGCGAGGACGGCGCCGCGCTGTTTCAGGCAGCCGGGTGA
- a CDS encoding AAA family ATPase, translating into MPAPLLLVVTGLPAAGKSTLGGQLARTLRLPFVTKDDYKAIVLARQPDLPRDVAGPLSFDLMWHVAGVTLTAGLDTLLETHFYHGLSEAYILKLAQAHGARLAQVFCHAPLEVLQQRHDARVASGTRPGIDLPLKYAQAPAYWCHAPLDLGPAPCLSLETSQGDPLPSALAWVQGLLQAQPQEG; encoded by the coding sequence ATGCCTGCACCTTTACTGCTTGTGGTGACTGGGCTGCCCGCTGCGGGCAAGTCCACGCTGGGGGGGCAACTGGCCCGGACCCTTCGCCTGCCTTTCGTGACCAAGGACGATTACAAGGCCATCGTGCTGGCGCGGCAGCCGGACCTACCGCGCGACGTTGCGGGTCCCCTCAGTTTTGACCTGATGTGGCATGTGGCCGGCGTCACCCTGACCGCTGGCCTGGACACCCTGCTGGAAACACACTTTTATCACGGGCTCAGCGAAGCCTACATCCTAAAATTGGCACAGGCGCATGGGGCGAGGCTGGCCCAGGTGTTCTGTCACGCGCCGCTGGAGGTGCTGCAACAGCGCCACGACGCCCGGGTCGCTTCGGGGACGCGGCCCGGTATCGACCTACCTCTGAAGTACGCCCAGGCGCCGGCTTACTGGTGTCACGCGCCGCTGGACCTGGGGCCGGCACCCTGCCTGAGCCTGGAGACCTCGCAAGGCGACCCGCTGCCCAGTGCCCTGGCGTGGGTACAGGGGCTGCTTCAAGCGCAGCCGCAGGAAGGCTAA